In Citrus sinensis cultivar Valencia sweet orange chromosome 2, DVS_A1.0, whole genome shotgun sequence, a single genomic region encodes these proteins:
- the LOC102612332 gene encoding E3 ubiquitin-protein ligase CCNB1IP1 homolog isoform X2: protein MRCNACWRELEGRAISTTCGHLLCTEDANKILSNDAACPICDQVLSKSLMKPVDINPNDEWVNMAMAGVSPQILMKSAYRSVMFYLGQKELEMQYKMNRIVAQCRQKCEAMQEKFTEKLEQVHTAYQKMAKRCQMMEQEIESLSKDKQELQEKFSEKSRQKRKLDEMYDQLRSEYESMKRSAIQPSNSFYPRNDPDLFSANMMDNRDPIRKGPREDIWPARQNSSNSGPFDIATGSPAKQPVIPVDGGNRRADARPAFGGGAANPSMTLRNLILSPIKRPQLSRNRTQIFTLGVDGLLFDGHSCLGSFYLLVSFADLWRG, encoded by the exons ATGCGATGCAATGCATGCTGGCGAGAATTAGAAGGGCGGGCCATTTCCACTACTTGTGGTCACCTGCTGT GCACTGAAGACGCCAACAAGATCCTTAGCAATGATGCGGCATGTCCCATTTGTGATCAAGTGCTTTCTAAGAG CCTTATGAAACCTGTGGATATCAATCCAAATGATGAATGGGTTAAT ATGGCCATGGCTGGTGTTTCTCCACAGATAT TGATGAAGAGTGCATATAGAAGTGTAATGTTCTATTTGGGACAAAAGGAATTGGAGATGCAATACAAGATGAACAGAATTGTTGCTCAGTGCCGACAGAAATGTGAGGCAATGCAAGAAAAGTTCACAGAAAAATTAGAGCAGGTACATACAGCATATCAGAAAATGGCCAAGAGGTGTCAGATGATGGAACAAGAGATTGAGAGTTTGTCCAAAGATAAGCAGGAGCTCCAGGAAAAGTTTTCTGAGAAATCTAG ACAGAAGAGAAAACTTGACGAAATGTATGATCAATTGAGGAGTGAGTACGAGTCAATGAAAAGATCAGCAATCCAGCCTTCAAACAGTTTCTACCCAAGAAATGACCCGGATTTGTTCTCAGCTAACATGATGGATAACAGAGACCCTATTCGAAAAG GTCCTAGAGAGGATATTTGGCCAGCAAGACAGAATAGTTCAAACTCTGGTCCGTTCGACATAGCCACGGGCTCACCAGCAAAACAACCAGTCATTCCAGTTGATGGTGGGAACAGAAGAGCTGATGCTCGCCCGGCTTTTGGAGGCGGTGCTGCTAACCCCTCAATGACACTTAGGAATTTAATACTCTCCCCAATAAAAAGGCCTCAGCTCTCTCGTAACCGCACTCAAATATTCAC ACTAGGAGTTGATGGATTGCTGTTTGATGGACACTCTTGTCTGGGTAGTTTCTATCTTCTTGTTTCCTTTGCTGACTTGTGGAGAGGTTGA
- the LOC102612332 gene encoding E3 ubiquitin-protein ligase CCNB1IP1 homolog isoform X3, which produces MRCNACWRELEGRAISTTCGHLLCTEDANKILSNDAACPICDQVLSKSLMKPVDINPNDEWVNMAMAGVSPQILMKSAYRSVMFYLGQKELEMQYKMNRIVAQCRQKCEAMQEKFTEKLEQVHTAYQKMAKRCQMMEQEIESLSKDKQELQEKFSEKSRQKRKLDEMYDQLRSEYESMKRSAIQPSNSFYPRNDPDLFSANMMDNRDPIRKDWSVYSPGTPGPREDIWPARQNSSNSGPFDIATGSPAKQPVIPVDGGNRRADARPAFGGGAANPSMTLRNLILSPIKRPQLSRNRTQIFTL; this is translated from the exons ATGCGATGCAATGCATGCTGGCGAGAATTAGAAGGGCGGGCCATTTCCACTACTTGTGGTCACCTGCTGT GCACTGAAGACGCCAACAAGATCCTTAGCAATGATGCGGCATGTCCCATTTGTGATCAAGTGCTTTCTAAGAG CCTTATGAAACCTGTGGATATCAATCCAAATGATGAATGGGTTAAT ATGGCCATGGCTGGTGTTTCTCCACAGATAT TGATGAAGAGTGCATATAGAAGTGTAATGTTCTATTTGGGACAAAAGGAATTGGAGATGCAATACAAGATGAACAGAATTGTTGCTCAGTGCCGACAGAAATGTGAGGCAATGCAAGAAAAGTTCACAGAAAAATTAGAGCAGGTACATACAGCATATCAGAAAATGGCCAAGAGGTGTCAGATGATGGAACAAGAGATTGAGAGTTTGTCCAAAGATAAGCAGGAGCTCCAGGAAAAGTTTTCTGAGAAATCTAG ACAGAAGAGAAAACTTGACGAAATGTATGATCAATTGAGGAGTGAGTACGAGTCAATGAAAAGATCAGCAATCCAGCCTTCAAACAGTTTCTACCCAAGAAATGACCCGGATTTGTTCTCAGCTAACATGATGGATAACAGAGACCCTATTCGAAAAG ATTGGTCGGTTTACTCTCCTGGAACTCCAGGTCCTAGAGAGGATATTTGGCCAGCAAGACAGAATAGTTCAAACTCTGGTCCGTTCGACATAGCCACGGGCTCACCAGCAAAACAACCAGTCATTCCAGTTGATGGTGGGAACAGAAGAGCTGATGCTCGCCCGGCTTTTGGAGGCGGTGCTGCTAACCCCTCAATGACACTTAGGAATTTAATACTCTCCCCAATAAAAAGGCCTCAGCTCTCTCGTAACCGCACTCAAATATTCAC GTTATAG
- the LOC102612332 gene encoding E3 ubiquitin-protein ligase CCNB1IP1 homolog isoform X1, with the protein MRCNACWRELEGRAISTTCGHLLCTEDANKILSNDAACPICDQVLSKSLMKPVDINPNDEWVNMAMAGVSPQILMKSAYRSVMFYLGQKELEMQYKMNRIVAQCRQKCEAMQEKFTEKLEQVHTAYQKMAKRCQMMEQEIESLSKDKQELQEKFSEKSRQKRKLDEMYDQLRSEYESMKRSAIQPSNSFYPRNDPDLFSANMMDNRDPIRKDWSVYSPGTPGPREDIWPARQNSSNSGPFDIATGSPAKQPVIPVDGGNRRADARPAFGGGAANPSMTLRNLILSPIKRPQLSRNRTQIFTLGVDGLLFDGHSCLGSFYLLVSFADLWRG; encoded by the exons ATGCGATGCAATGCATGCTGGCGAGAATTAGAAGGGCGGGCCATTTCCACTACTTGTGGTCACCTGCTGT GCACTGAAGACGCCAACAAGATCCTTAGCAATGATGCGGCATGTCCCATTTGTGATCAAGTGCTTTCTAAGAG CCTTATGAAACCTGTGGATATCAATCCAAATGATGAATGGGTTAAT ATGGCCATGGCTGGTGTTTCTCCACAGATAT TGATGAAGAGTGCATATAGAAGTGTAATGTTCTATTTGGGACAAAAGGAATTGGAGATGCAATACAAGATGAACAGAATTGTTGCTCAGTGCCGACAGAAATGTGAGGCAATGCAAGAAAAGTTCACAGAAAAATTAGAGCAGGTACATACAGCATATCAGAAAATGGCCAAGAGGTGTCAGATGATGGAACAAGAGATTGAGAGTTTGTCCAAAGATAAGCAGGAGCTCCAGGAAAAGTTTTCTGAGAAATCTAG ACAGAAGAGAAAACTTGACGAAATGTATGATCAATTGAGGAGTGAGTACGAGTCAATGAAAAGATCAGCAATCCAGCCTTCAAACAGTTTCTACCCAAGAAATGACCCGGATTTGTTCTCAGCTAACATGATGGATAACAGAGACCCTATTCGAAAAG ATTGGTCGGTTTACTCTCCTGGAACTCCAGGTCCTAGAGAGGATATTTGGCCAGCAAGACAGAATAGTTCAAACTCTGGTCCGTTCGACATAGCCACGGGCTCACCAGCAAAACAACCAGTCATTCCAGTTGATGGTGGGAACAGAAGAGCTGATGCTCGCCCGGCTTTTGGAGGCGGTGCTGCTAACCCCTCAATGACACTTAGGAATTTAATACTCTCCCCAATAAAAAGGCCTCAGCTCTCTCGTAACCGCACTCAAATATTCAC ACTAGGAGTTGATGGATTGCTGTTTGATGGACACTCTTGTCTGGGTAGTTTCTATCTTCTTGTTTCCTTTGCTGACTTGTGGAGAGGTTGA
- the LOC102612332 gene encoding E3 ubiquitin-protein ligase CCNB1IP1 homolog isoform X5 produces MRCNACWRELEGRAISTTCGHLLCTEDANKILSNDAACPICDQVLSKSLMKPVDINPNDEWVNMAMAGVSPQILMKSAYRSVMFYLGQKELEMQYKMNRIVAQCRQKCEAMQEKFTEKLEQVHTAYQKMAKRCQMMEQEIESLSKDKQELQEKFSEKSRQKRKLDEMYDQLRSEYESMKRSAIQPSNSFYPRNDPDLFSANMMDNRDPIRKGPREDIWPARQNSSNSGPFDIATGSPAKQPVIPVDGGNRRADARPAFGGGAANPSMTLRNLILSPIKRPQLSRNRTQIFT; encoded by the exons ATGCGATGCAATGCATGCTGGCGAGAATTAGAAGGGCGGGCCATTTCCACTACTTGTGGTCACCTGCTGT GCACTGAAGACGCCAACAAGATCCTTAGCAATGATGCGGCATGTCCCATTTGTGATCAAGTGCTTTCTAAGAG CCTTATGAAACCTGTGGATATCAATCCAAATGATGAATGGGTTAAT ATGGCCATGGCTGGTGTTTCTCCACAGATAT TGATGAAGAGTGCATATAGAAGTGTAATGTTCTATTTGGGACAAAAGGAATTGGAGATGCAATACAAGATGAACAGAATTGTTGCTCAGTGCCGACAGAAATGTGAGGCAATGCAAGAAAAGTTCACAGAAAAATTAGAGCAGGTACATACAGCATATCAGAAAATGGCCAAGAGGTGTCAGATGATGGAACAAGAGATTGAGAGTTTGTCCAAAGATAAGCAGGAGCTCCAGGAAAAGTTTTCTGAGAAATCTAG ACAGAAGAGAAAACTTGACGAAATGTATGATCAATTGAGGAGTGAGTACGAGTCAATGAAAAGATCAGCAATCCAGCCTTCAAACAGTTTCTACCCAAGAAATGACCCGGATTTGTTCTCAGCTAACATGATGGATAACAGAGACCCTATTCGAAAAG GTCCTAGAGAGGATATTTGGCCAGCAAGACAGAATAGTTCAAACTCTGGTCCGTTCGACATAGCCACGGGCTCACCAGCAAAACAACCAGTCATTCCAGTTGATGGTGGGAACAGAAGAGCTGATGCTCGCCCGGCTTTTGGAGGCGGTGCTGCTAACCCCTCAATGACACTTAGGAATTTAATACTCTCCCCAATAAAAAGGCCTCAGCTCTCTCGTAACCGCACTCAAATATTCACGTAA
- the LOC102612332 gene encoding E3 ubiquitin-protein ligase CCNB1IP1 homolog isoform X4, whose translation MRCNACWRELEGRAISTTCGHLLCTEDANKILSNDAACPICDQVLSKSLMKPVDINPNDEWVNMAMAGVSPQILMKSAYRSVMFYLGQKELEMQYKMNRIVAQCRQKCEAMQEKFTEKLEQVHTAYQKMAKRCQMMEQEIESLSKDKQELQEKFSEKSRQKRKLDEMYDQLRSEYESMKRSAIQPSNSFYPRNDPDLFSANMMDNRDPIRKDWSVYSPGTPGPREDIWPARQNSSNSGPFDIATGSPAKQPVIPVDGGNRRADARPAFGGGAANPSMTLRNLILSPIKRPQLSRNRTQIFT comes from the exons ATGCGATGCAATGCATGCTGGCGAGAATTAGAAGGGCGGGCCATTTCCACTACTTGTGGTCACCTGCTGT GCACTGAAGACGCCAACAAGATCCTTAGCAATGATGCGGCATGTCCCATTTGTGATCAAGTGCTTTCTAAGAG CCTTATGAAACCTGTGGATATCAATCCAAATGATGAATGGGTTAAT ATGGCCATGGCTGGTGTTTCTCCACAGATAT TGATGAAGAGTGCATATAGAAGTGTAATGTTCTATTTGGGACAAAAGGAATTGGAGATGCAATACAAGATGAACAGAATTGTTGCTCAGTGCCGACAGAAATGTGAGGCAATGCAAGAAAAGTTCACAGAAAAATTAGAGCAGGTACATACAGCATATCAGAAAATGGCCAAGAGGTGTCAGATGATGGAACAAGAGATTGAGAGTTTGTCCAAAGATAAGCAGGAGCTCCAGGAAAAGTTTTCTGAGAAATCTAG ACAGAAGAGAAAACTTGACGAAATGTATGATCAATTGAGGAGTGAGTACGAGTCAATGAAAAGATCAGCAATCCAGCCTTCAAACAGTTTCTACCCAAGAAATGACCCGGATTTGTTCTCAGCTAACATGATGGATAACAGAGACCCTATTCGAAAAG ATTGGTCGGTTTACTCTCCTGGAACTCCAGGTCCTAGAGAGGATATTTGGCCAGCAAGACAGAATAGTTCAAACTCTGGTCCGTTCGACATAGCCACGGGCTCACCAGCAAAACAACCAGTCATTCCAGTTGATGGTGGGAACAGAAGAGCTGATGCTCGCCCGGCTTTTGGAGGCGGTGCTGCTAACCCCTCAATGACACTTAGGAATTTAATACTCTCCCCAATAAAAAGGCCTCAGCTCTCTCGTAACCGCACTCAAATATTCACGTAA